The DNA segment GGGGCGCCGTGCTCGGCGGCATTGTGCCGGTGCCGGTGGCTGTCGGGATCAGTGACGAGCACCGCTCCAAGCTCTACAAGATATTCAACAAACTGGAGCGGCCCTGGCTATTTACCGATGCGGACAATCTCGAACGTCTGAAGAAGTTTGCCGAGGCGCACGAGATGGCTTCCGACTACGCATTTGTTGAACAGCGGACCCTGTTGCAGGATCAACTCGATCAGCCTCATGAGGCAGGCCAACCCCATACGCCGCAACCGGAGGATGTGGCGTTTATCCAGTTTTCCTCTGGTTCCACCAGCGATCCCAAGGGCGTGGTGCTGACCCATCGCAATATTCTGACCAACCTCAATGCGATCGCCGAAGGGGCCGGTTATACCGATACCGATATCAGCCTGAGCTGGATGCCCCTGACCCACGATATGGGACTGATTGGCTTTCATCTAAACATGGTCGCCTGCAACATGAGCCAGTGCCTGATTCCCACCGATCTGTTCAGCCGCCGACCGTTGATCTGGTGGCAAAAAGCCAGCGAGAAAAAGGCCACCGTGCTCTGCTCGCCCAATTTCGGCTACAAGCATTTTCTCAAGTCGCTGGGTGACAAACAGCTCGAGAATGTGGATTTATCTCATGTGCGGGTACTGTACAACGGTGCCGAGCCGATTTCCGTCACGCTGATCGAACAGTTTCTGGAAGTGATGCAGGATTACGGCCTCCGGCGTGAGGTCATGTTTACCGTCTACGGCCTGGCCGAGGCGACGCTGGCGGTGGCGTTCCCGTCTCAAGGGGAGATGTACCGCGCTGTGCATCTGGATCGGCACAAGCTGCGGCTCGATGATCAGGTCACCTTTGTCGATACAACCCATCCCGATGCGGTCAGTTTTGCCATCGAAGGGCCGCCGGTGCGGGATATGCAGATCAAAATCACCGACGAGCGCAACGGGACGTTACCCGAAAATCATATTGGGGATGTCCAGATCAAGGGGCCCAGTGTCACCGCCGGTTACTATCGCAACGAGGCGGCCAATCATGTGGCCCTGACCGGCGATGGCTGGCTGAATACCGGCGATCAGGGGTTTCTTACCGAGAATAACGAACTGGTGATCACCGGGCGCACCAAGGAGATCATCTTTGCCAATGGCCTGAATTACTATCCCCACGATCTCGAGAACATCGCCCTGCAGTGCGAGCAACTGGAACTGGGCAAGGTCGTCGCCTACGGTGTGCGCCAGCCGGATGAGCAGGAAGACGAACTGTTAATCTTTATTCTGTATCGCGGCGACCTCGCCGGGTTCCTGCCCCTGGCAAGGGAAGTGACCCATATTATCAACGAGCAGACCGGGCTGGATATTGCGCATGTTATCCCGGTCAAACGCATACCCAAAACCACCAGCGGCAAACTGCAACGCCGGTTGCTGGGTGACGACTATCTCAAGGGGGAATACGACAGCGTGCTGCAGGCGTTGCAGCAGCAGGATAATGCCCTCCACGCCGGTGAGGATGACGATCTGAATCCCACTGAGCGTGAAATAAAAACGATTTGCGACGAGGTGCTGACCGACAAGCCGCTG comes from the Thiohalophilus sp. genome and includes:
- a CDS encoding non-ribosomal peptide synthetase, whose product is MLNYQTLNEALIGNASDQRTVTYIEGRDSEQVISYRQLHEQALRMLGRLQTAGLKAGDELIILTRSNPDFIDAFWGAVLGGIVPVPVAVGISDEHRSKLYKIFNKLERPWLFTDADNLERLKKFAEAHEMASDYAFVEQRTLLQDQLDQPHEAGQPHTPQPEDVAFIQFSSGSTSDPKGVVLTHRNILTNLNAIAEGAGYTDTDISLSWMPLTHDMGLIGFHLNMVACNMSQCLIPTDLFSRRPLIWWQKASEKKATVLCSPNFGYKHFLKSLGDKQLENVDLSHVRVLYNGAEPISVTLIEQFLEVMQDYGLRREVMFTVYGLAEATLAVAFPSQGEMYRAVHLDRHKLRLDDQVTFVDTTHPDAVSFAIEGPPVRDMQIKITDERNGTLPENHIGDVQIKGPSVTAGYYRNEAANHVALTGDGWLNTGDQGFLTENNELVITGRTKEIIFANGLNYYPHDLENIALQCEQLELGKVVAYGVRQPDEQEDELLIFILYRGDLAGFLPLAREVTHIINEQTGLDIAHVIPVKRIPKTTSGKLQRRLLGDDYLKGEYDSVLQALQQQDNALHAGEDDDLNPTEREIKTICDEVLTDKPLHLHDNFFDVGISSLALAEIHQRIDDKHPGLIDVVDLFEYQTIAELAAFMDQKRAG